The following coding sequences lie in one Streptomyces venezuelae genomic window:
- a CDS encoding MFS transporter has product MQGEGSSVGTQDAIRTQDAVRGRGAVVAALMLAMALAAVDSTIVSTAVPQIVGALGGFSIFSWLFSGYLLAATVTLPVYGKLSDTFGRKPVLIAGCVLFLLGSGLCALAWNMESLIAFRVVQGLGGGAVQGTVQTLAADLYPLKERPKIQAKLSTVWATSAVAGPALGGAITSYADWRWIFLINLPIGAVALWLIVRHLHEPAREPVPRGRIDWPGALAVFACGGTLLTALVQGGVAWDWVSAPSLALFGAGLALIGVVVLVERRAEEPIIPGWVWRRRTIAAVNLALGALGLLMVAPTVFLPTYAQSVLGLAPVAAGFVLSVMTLSWPVSAALSQHVYRRIGFRNTAITGISGAALILFTFPFLPYPGTAWQPALLMLLLGAALGLFQLPLIVGVQSSVGWAERGTATASVLFCRQIGQTLGAALFGAVANGVLAERLDGAGSLDSVARILDDPQSVADPEPLRRAVDAAVDSVYLGAGCAAVAALAVLLLLAPRRFPVLDERQLSSQKDQLSPTQQSD; this is encoded by the coding sequence ATGCAGGGGGAAGGAAGTTCTGTGGGCACCCAGGACGCGATACGCACCCAGGATGCGGTACGCGGCCGGGGCGCGGTCGTCGCCGCGCTCATGCTGGCCATGGCGCTGGCCGCCGTCGACTCCACCATCGTGTCGACCGCCGTCCCGCAGATCGTGGGCGCGCTCGGCGGCTTCTCGATCTTCTCCTGGCTCTTCTCCGGCTACCTCCTCGCGGCCACCGTCACCCTGCCCGTCTACGGCAAGCTCTCCGACACCTTCGGCCGCAAGCCCGTCCTCATCGCGGGCTGCGTGCTGTTCCTCCTCGGTTCCGGACTCTGCGCCCTCGCCTGGAACATGGAGTCGCTGATCGCCTTCCGCGTCGTCCAGGGACTCGGCGGCGGCGCCGTCCAGGGCACCGTGCAGACCCTCGCCGCCGACCTCTACCCGCTCAAGGAACGCCCCAAGATCCAGGCCAAGTTGTCGACGGTGTGGGCCACTTCGGCGGTTGCCGGGCCCGCGCTCGGCGGGGCCATCACCTCGTACGCGGACTGGCGCTGGATCTTCCTCATCAACCTGCCCATAGGGGCCGTCGCCCTCTGGCTGATCGTGCGCCACCTGCACGAACCCGCGCGCGAGCCCGTCCCGCGCGGCCGCATCGACTGGCCCGGCGCGCTCGCCGTCTTCGCCTGCGGCGGCACCCTCCTGACCGCGCTCGTACAGGGCGGGGTCGCCTGGGACTGGGTGTCGGCGCCGTCGCTCGCGCTCTTCGGCGCCGGGCTCGCCCTCATCGGCGTCGTCGTCCTCGTCGAGCGCAGGGCCGAGGAGCCGATCATCCCCGGCTGGGTCTGGCGGCGGCGCACCATCGCCGCGGTGAACCTCGCCCTCGGCGCGCTCGGACTCCTGATGGTGGCGCCGACCGTCTTCCTGCCCACGTACGCGCAGTCCGTCCTCGGACTCGCCCCGGTGGCCGCCGGGTTCGTGCTCTCCGTGATGACGCTGAGCTGGCCGGTCTCCGCCGCGCTCAGCCAGCACGTGTACCGCAGGATCGGCTTCCGCAACACCGCGATCACCGGCATCTCCGGTGCCGCGCTGATCCTCTTCACGTTCCCGTTCCTGCCCTACCCCGGCACGGCGTGGCAGCCCGCGCTGCTCATGCTGCTGCTCGGCGCGGCCCTCGGGCTCTTCCAGCTGCCGCTCATCGTCGGCGTCCAGTCCAGCGTCGGCTGGGCCGAGCGCGGCACGGCGACCGCGTCCGTCCTGTTCTGCCGGCAGATCGGCCAGACACTGGGCGCCGCCCTCTTCGGCGCGGTCGCCAACGGAGTGCTCGCCGAGCGGCTCGACGGGGCCGGGTCGCTCGACTCGGTGGCCCGCATCCTGGACGACCCGCAGTCCGTGGCCGACCCCGAACCGCTGCGGCGCGCGGTCGACGCGGCGGTCGACTCGGTGTACCTGGGCGCGGGGTGTGCCGCGGTCGCCGCCCTGGCCGTCCTGCTCCTCCTGGCGCCCCGGCGCTTCCCCGTTCTCGACGAGAGGCAACTGAGCTCCCAGAAGGACCAGTTGTCACCCACACAACAGAGCGACTGA
- a CDS encoding cation acetate symporter, protein MSLVAFTVVATLTLLLCVMTGPDRDDLDEFYTGYGALSPLRNGLAIAGDYISAATVLGTGGVIALLGYDGVVLALSTALSLTLLMFLLAEPLRNAGRFTMGDVVARRMPGRAVRIAACTATIAALLPLMVVQLAGAGDLLAFILGFSNDGLKTGCVVALGALMISYAAIGGMKGTALIQILKIVMLLGSGAVVAVLILQRFDWNPGALLAAARDGSGAGPAYLRSGLQFADSPHPRLDMISSELTVVLGGAALPHVTMRMYTARDAREIRRSMSWAVSSVALFVLVITVVGFGATALLGRAAIAADDPQGNTAYLLGSRAAFGAHTSAAETLLFTTVTTALFLTLLASVAGMILACANSLAHDVFAQGRRAPSPRREMTLARASALATGVPAILLAVLVKDHNLQPLATLSFCLGASTLAPALVHSLFWRRYTRTGLLWTLLGGTLGSLALMTGTNLVSGSPGALFPHHDFTWFPFTTTGLASIPLGFLLGWLGSRFSGRAEAEEHRRRYEAVEGWILAGAARRGK, encoded by the coding sequence ATGTCCCTGGTGGCCTTCACCGTCGTGGCCACCCTCACCCTGCTGCTGTGCGTCATGACCGGACCCGACCGGGACGACCTCGACGAGTTCTACACCGGGTACGGCGCGCTCTCCCCGCTCCGCAACGGCCTCGCGATCGCGGGCGACTACATCTCGGCGGCCACCGTCCTCGGCACCGGCGGCGTGATCGCCCTGCTCGGATACGACGGCGTGGTCCTCGCCCTGAGCACGGCGCTCTCCCTGACGCTGCTGATGTTCCTGCTGGCCGAACCCCTGCGCAACGCGGGCCGGTTCACCATGGGCGACGTCGTGGCGCGCCGCATGCCGGGCCGTGCCGTCCGCATCGCCGCGTGCACGGCCACGATCGCGGCGCTGCTCCCGCTGATGGTGGTCCAGCTGGCGGGCGCCGGCGACCTGCTCGCCTTCATCCTCGGCTTCTCGAACGACGGCCTGAAGACCGGCTGCGTCGTCGCGCTCGGCGCCCTGATGATCAGCTACGCGGCGATCGGCGGGATGAAGGGCACCGCCCTCATCCAGATCCTGAAGATCGTGATGCTGCTCGGCTCCGGCGCGGTCGTCGCCGTCCTGATACTGCAGCGCTTCGACTGGAACCCGGGCGCCCTGCTCGCCGCCGCGCGCGACGGCAGCGGGGCGGGACCGGCGTACCTCCGCTCCGGGCTCCAGTTCGCGGACAGCCCCCACCCGCGCCTCGACATGATCAGTTCGGAGCTGACCGTGGTCCTCGGCGGCGCGGCGCTCCCGCACGTCACGATGCGGATGTACACGGCCCGCGACGCCCGCGAGATACGGCGCTCCATGTCCTGGGCCGTCTCGTCGGTCGCCCTCTTCGTCCTCGTCATCACCGTCGTGGGGTTCGGCGCGACGGCGCTGCTCGGCCGGGCGGCGATCGCGGCGGACGACCCACAGGGCAACACCGCCTATCTCCTCGGCTCCCGCGCGGCGTTCGGCGCCCACACCTCGGCCGCCGAGACGCTGCTCTTCACGACGGTCACCACGGCCCTGTTCCTGACGCTGCTCGCCTCGGTCGCCGGCATGATCCTCGCCTGCGCCAACTCCCTGGCGCACGACGTCTTCGCGCAGGGCCGCCGCGCCCCGTCACCGCGCCGCGAGATGACACTGGCCCGCGCGTCCGCCCTGGCCACAGGGGTCCCGGCGATCCTCCTCGCGGTCCTGGTCAAGGACCACAACCTCCAGCCCCTGGCCACCCTCTCGTTCTGCCTGGGCGCGTCCACCCTGGCGCCCGCCCTGGTCCACAGCCTCTTCTGGCGCCGCTACACACGGACGGGCCTGCTCTGGACGCTGCTCGGCGGCACGCTCGGCTCGCTGGCCCTGATGACCGGCACGAACCTGGTCTCCGGAAGCCCCGGCGCCCTGTTCCCGCACCATGACTTCACCTGGTTCCCGTTCACGACGACGGGCCTCGCCTCGATCCCGCTCGGCTTCCTCCTCGGCTGGCTCGGCAGCCGCTTCTCCGGGCGCGCGGAGGCGGAGGAACACCGCAGGCGGTACGAGGCGGTGGAGGGCTGGATCCTGGCGGGGGCTGCGCGGCGGGGGAAGTAG
- a CDS encoding cellulose-binding protein translates to MSSSGASSSPYGFVTVRGRGYRPEQVEAYAAGLSQERDGAWERAARLTVLAKDMEVEAEHLRDVVSRLAPQTYETLGERARQILALAEAEAAAVRESAAAEAQAVTEDAEAWAREVRESARAYAERIGADAEDRAARRLQADRATADEIRISARQDVKAWRGEALAALREMRQRCEGLLAEQEKEQAERWEAAEREAAEREAASDARDAERVAAAEARLSEAKRAFAQAEESARHGQEDAEARAAEIVAEAVLCEERVTRETERILREHGERWDEVRAHMDHVRSSLATLTGRAPAEETP, encoded by the coding sequence ATGAGCAGCAGCGGTGCATCGTCGTCGCCCTACGGCTTCGTCACCGTGCGGGGGCGCGGCTACCGTCCCGAGCAGGTCGAGGCGTACGCCGCCGGCCTCTCCCAGGAGCGGGACGGCGCGTGGGAGCGCGCGGCCCGGCTCACTGTCCTCGCGAAGGACATGGAGGTGGAGGCGGAGCACCTGCGTGACGTGGTCTCGCGGCTCGCGCCCCAGACGTACGAGACGCTCGGCGAGCGGGCCCGGCAGATCCTGGCCCTCGCCGAGGCGGAGGCCGCCGCGGTACGGGAGAGCGCGGCGGCCGAGGCGCAGGCGGTCACGGAGGACGCGGAGGCGTGGGCCCGGGAGGTACGGGAGTCCGCGCGCGCCTACGCCGAGCGGATCGGCGCCGACGCGGAGGATCGGGCCGCGCGACGGCTCCAGGCGGACCGGGCGACGGCCGACGAGATCCGGATCTCCGCCCGGCAGGACGTGAAGGCGTGGCGGGGCGAGGCGCTCGCGGCGCTGCGTGAGATGCGGCAGCGGTGCGAGGGGCTGCTCGCCGAGCAGGAGAAGGAGCAGGCCGAGCGGTGGGAGGCGGCCGAGCGCGAGGCCGCCGAGCGCGAGGCGGCGTCGGACGCACGGGACGCGGAGCGGGTGGCCGCGGCGGAGGCGAGACTCTCCGAGGCCAAGCGGGCCTTCGCGCAGGCGGAGGAGTCGGCGCGGCACGGGCAGGAGGACGCGGAGGCGCGGGCCGCGGAGATCGTCGCGGAGGCGGTCCTCTGCGAGGAGCGGGTGACCCGCGAGACGGAACGGATCCTCCGCGAACACGGCGAACGCTGGGACGAGGTCCGGGCCCACATGGACCACGTACGCAGCAGCCTGGCGACGCTGACGGGCCGGGCCCCCGCGGAGGAAACCCCGTAG
- a CDS encoding ABC transporter ATP-binding protein: MTTAITTPRHGGTGGRTAVAARARQVVKAYGSGETRVVALDHIDVDIARGQFTAIMGPSGSGKSTLMHCLAGLDTVSSGQIYLDETEITGLKDKKLTKLRRDRIGFIFQAFNLLPTLNAIENITLPMDIAGRRPDRAWLDQVVETVGLAGRLKHRPTELSGGQQQRVAVARALASRPEIIFGDEPTGNLDSRAGAEVLGFLRRSVTDLGQTIVMVTHDPVAASYADRVLYLADGRIVDEMHHPTADQVLDRMKSFDARGRTS; encoded by the coding sequence GTGACAACGGCTATAACGACACCCAGGCACGGGGGCACTGGAGGGCGTACGGCCGTGGCGGCACGGGCGCGCCAGGTCGTGAAGGCGTACGGCTCCGGGGAGACCCGCGTCGTCGCGCTCGACCACATCGACGTCGACATCGCCCGCGGTCAGTTCACCGCGATCATGGGTCCGTCGGGCTCCGGAAAGTCCACCCTGATGCACTGCCTCGCGGGCCTCGACACCGTCAGCAGCGGGCAGATCTACCTCGACGAGACCGAGATCACCGGCCTCAAGGACAAGAAGCTGACGAAGCTGCGCCGGGACCGGATCGGCTTCATCTTCCAGGCGTTCAACCTGCTCCCGACCCTGAACGCCATCGAGAACATCACGCTCCCCATGGACATCGCGGGCCGCAGGCCCGACCGTGCCTGGCTCGACCAGGTCGTGGAGACCGTGGGCCTGGCGGGGCGCCTCAAGCACCGCCCGACCGAGCTCTCCGGCGGCCAGCAGCAGCGCGTCGCCGTGGCCCGCGCCCTCGCCTCGCGCCCCGAGATCATCTTCGGCGACGAGCCGACCGGAAACCTCGACTCCCGGGCAGGCGCGGAGGTGCTCGGCTTCCTGCGCCGCTCGGTGACCGACCTCGGGCAGACCATCGTGATGGTGACGCACGACCCGGTGGCCGCCTCGTACGCGGACCGCGTCCTGTACCTCGCCGACGGCCGGATCGTCGACGAGATGCACCACCCGACGGCCGACCAGGTCCTCGACCGCATGAAGTCCTTCGACGCGCGGGGCCGCACGTCATGA
- a CDS encoding pre-toxin TG domain-containing protein translates to MHHRTTTRLVTTVAALSLSFTSAVAAGGPAAAAEKKPASLLEIAERVSHYAHCDDLGLVEKAGCLKEFGRKALIAGAGTALFLYGTQSLMKDHGARFKTLDTELEALGKLKLAELKDPSSTSDPKEQEEILTQAVKTAKAAGPHLVNLAKNVAKADEMMGTASDSLYALSILTVVVGDYGFPPPRKVEPIKDTTDWGKELRELNAAFDQMNKGFAQMNRGLKTMNEGVDEVNKGLAKANKGISKANKGMKEMNDGIAQANRGMKTANKHVPGIKKGAERLSELPDIDFDFSHVGDSWGSGSSGLDEAEQQRRMSLFLDLVPGIGDGKGIVEALTGKDLATGKELSGAERAAGSLAVLRWLKVGAKVGAKALTADDVRKARKGGSTAVACASNSFLPGTPVLMADGSAVPIEQVQEGDQVLATEPGTGTTQGQPVTDLIVGDGEKNLVKVDVDIDGDSGNRTASLTATDLHPFWTGGDLDQWTNAADLAPGMTLRTDAGAPARVDAVTSWTTPSQEVRNLTVAGTHTYYVLAGDTPVLVHNAAPCKIITSAIGKDSQLSKAAQQAGRNQAVQRDLDGLFEQLSRGNMNPGLGSKALAGTDITYARGRNGGRLFFRNVEGGIEIVGKSDKGNESKVIARLKQLYGK, encoded by the coding sequence ATGCACCACAGAACCACCACCAGGCTCGTCACGACGGTGGCCGCCCTCTCCCTCTCGTTCACGTCGGCCGTCGCGGCGGGCGGCCCGGCGGCCGCCGCCGAGAAGAAGCCCGCGAGCCTCCTGGAGATCGCCGAACGCGTCTCCCACTACGCGCACTGCGACGATCTCGGACTCGTCGAGAAGGCCGGCTGTCTGAAGGAGTTCGGCCGCAAGGCGCTGATCGCGGGCGCGGGCACCGCCCTGTTCCTCTACGGAACGCAGTCGCTCATGAAGGACCACGGCGCCCGCTTCAAGACGCTCGACACGGAGCTGGAGGCGCTGGGCAAGCTGAAGCTCGCCGAGCTGAAGGACCCCTCGTCGACGTCCGACCCGAAGGAGCAGGAGGAGATCCTGACCCAGGCGGTCAAGACCGCCAAGGCCGCCGGGCCGCACCTGGTCAACCTCGCGAAGAACGTCGCCAAGGCCGACGAGATGATGGGCACGGCGAGCGACTCGCTCTACGCCCTCAGCATCCTCACCGTCGTCGTCGGCGACTACGGCTTCCCGCCGCCGCGGAAGGTCGAGCCCATCAAGGACACCACCGACTGGGGCAAGGAGCTCAGGGAGCTCAACGCGGCGTTCGACCAGATGAACAAGGGCTTCGCCCAGATGAACCGCGGCCTCAAGACGATGAACGAGGGCGTCGACGAGGTCAACAAGGGCCTCGCGAAGGCCAACAAGGGGATCTCCAAGGCCAACAAGGGCATGAAGGAGATGAACGACGGCATCGCCCAGGCCAACCGCGGCATGAAGACCGCGAACAAGCACGTCCCCGGCATCAAGAAGGGCGCCGAGCGGCTCAGCGAACTCCCCGACATCGACTTCGACTTCTCCCACGTCGGCGACTCCTGGGGCTCCGGCTCCTCCGGCCTCGACGAAGCCGAGCAGCAGCGCCGCATGTCCCTCTTCCTCGACCTGGTACCGGGCATCGGCGACGGCAAGGGCATCGTCGAGGCGCTGACCGGCAAGGACCTGGCCACCGGCAAGGAGCTCAGCGGAGCGGAGCGGGCGGCGGGCTCCCTCGCGGTCCTGCGCTGGCTGAAGGTCGGCGCGAAGGTGGGCGCCAAGGCGCTGACCGCCGACGACGTCCGCAAGGCCCGCAAGGGCGGGTCGACCGCCGTCGCGTGCGCGAGCAACAGCTTCCTGCCGGGCACGCCGGTGCTCATGGCCGACGGTTCCGCCGTCCCCATCGAGCAGGTACAAGAAGGCGACCAGGTCCTGGCCACCGAGCCCGGCACCGGCACGACCCAGGGTCAGCCCGTCACCGACCTCATCGTCGGCGACGGCGAGAAGAACCTCGTCAAGGTCGACGTGGACATCGACGGCGACAGCGGCAACCGCACGGCCTCGCTCACGGCGACGGACCTGCACCCCTTCTGGACCGGCGGCGACCTGGACCAGTGGACCAACGCGGCGGACCTCGCGCCCGGCATGACGCTGCGCACCGACGCGGGCGCGCCCGCCCGGGTCGACGCGGTCACGTCCTGGACGACGCCCTCCCAGGAGGTCCGCAACCTCACCGTCGCGGGCACGCACACGTACTACGTCCTCGCGGGCGACACCCCCGTCCTCGTCCACAACGCGGCCCCGTGCAAGATCATCACGTCGGCTATCGGCAAGGACTCCCAGCTGTCGAAGGCCGCCCAGCAGGCGGGCAGGAACCAGGCCGTCCAGCGCGACCTCGATGGCCTCTTCGAGCAGCTCTCCCGTGGAAACATGAACCCCGGGCTCGGCAGCAAGGCGCTGGCGGGCACCGACATCACGTACGCCCGCGGCCGGAACGGCGGACGCCTGTTCTTCCGGAACGTGGAGGGCGGCATCGAGATCGTCGGCAAGTCCGACAAGGGCAACGAGTCCAAGGTGATTGCGAGGCTGAAGCAGCTCTATGGAAAGTGA
- a CDS encoding DUF485 domain-containing protein, whose amino-acid sequence MTHVPYDAYDAPFPHEPYAPQEPYTPHAPQTPPAQRFEQQSHLTYPWQPPPPKAPPAPRLPRHPAPGRHSDLRKLRGAYRIQRRVATLTALGYFTLFLVLSALTPSFMTGTVSGGLTTGLLLGLCQLPVTCLALVLFERTARRRLDPLSARLRRQRTSTTTHDGEAP is encoded by the coding sequence ATGACCCACGTTCCGTACGACGCGTACGACGCTCCCTTCCCTCACGAGCCGTACGCCCCGCAGGAGCCGTACACCCCGCACGCCCCGCAGACCCCACCGGCCCAACGCTTCGAGCAGCAGTCCCACCTCACCTACCCCTGGCAGCCCCCGCCACCCAAGGCGCCCCCGGCCCCCCGCCTCCCCCGCCACCCCGCTCCCGGCCGCCACAGCGACCTGCGCAAGCTGCGCGGCGCCTACCGGATCCAGCGCCGCGTCGCCACCCTCACCGCACTCGGCTACTTCACACTCTTCCTCGTCCTGTCCGCCCTCACGCCGTCCTTCATGACCGGCACCGTCTCCGGCGGCCTCACCACGGGGCTGCTCCTCGGCCTGTGCCAGCTCCCCGTCACCTGTCTCGCCCTCGTCCTGTTCGAGCGCACGGCCCGCCGCCGCCTCGACCCGCTCTCCGCACGCCTGCGCAGACAGCGCACATCGACCACCACGCACGACGGGGAGGCCCCGTGA
- a CDS encoding ABC transporter permease codes for MTVLKTSMRNFFAHKGRMALSAVAVILSVAFVCGTLVFSDTMSTTFDKLFAATSADVTVTPKSAEDAGDTPRSGKPESMPASVVQQAKRAKGVQAAEGAVSSQSVTVVNAKNKNMGPTNGGPTIAGNWTHNDLRSMDITSGHAPRGPTEMMIDADTADKHDLKLGDELRTIAATGDLTAKISGIATFKVTNPGAAIVYFDTETSQRQLLGATGRFTHVNLTAAAGVSDTQLKKNVAAVFDGKTSAYDIKTQKETADDNRESVGSFLDVMKYAMLGFAGIAFLVGIFLIINTFSMLVAQRTREIGLMRAIGSSRKQVNRSVLVEALLLGVFGSVLGVGAGIGLAVGLMKLMSGMGMELSTGDLTVNWTTPVVGLVLGIVVTVLAAYLPARRAGKVSPMAALRDAGTPADGRASALRAVIGLVLTGAGGYALWAASQADKAKDGSLFLGGGVVLTLIGFVVIGPVLASGVVRVISAVLLRMFGPVGRMAERNALRNPRRTGATGAALMIGLALVACLSVVGSSMVASATDELDKSVGADFIVQPTQPGISITEKAAQALGTADHIAHITRYKQINADMTTPSGKTVDGVGLSAADPSYATDLRRETTAGKLSAAYGKDAMSVGDDFAKKHGLKVGDELKIAFEHGRTAKLKLAAITNDDTTVDRGSMYLNITTMEKYVPADRVPQNDIMFASATKGQEEAAYASLKKSLDAYPQYKVMDQTDFKQTLKDQVGQLLNMVYGLLGLAIIVAILGVVNTLALSVVERTREIGLMRAIGLSRRQLRRMIRMESVVIALFGALLGLGLGMGWGATAQKLLALEGLKVLEIPWPTIIAVFIGSAFVGLFAALVPAFRAGRMNVLNAIATE; via the coding sequence ATGACCGTCCTCAAGACCTCGATGCGCAACTTCTTCGCGCACAAGGGCCGCATGGCGCTCTCCGCCGTGGCCGTGATCCTGTCGGTGGCGTTCGTGTGCGGCACGCTCGTCTTCTCCGACACCATGAGCACCACCTTCGACAAGCTCTTCGCGGCGACCTCCGCCGACGTCACCGTCACCCCCAAGTCCGCCGAGGACGCGGGCGACACCCCGCGCAGCGGCAAGCCCGAGTCGATGCCCGCCTCCGTCGTCCAGCAGGCGAAGCGGGCCAAGGGCGTGCAGGCGGCCGAGGGCGCGGTCAGCAGCCAGAGCGTGACCGTCGTCAACGCGAAGAACAAGAACATGGGCCCCACCAACGGCGGCCCGACCATCGCCGGCAACTGGACGCACAACGACCTGCGTTCCATGGACATCACCTCAGGACACGCCCCGCGCGGCCCCACCGAGATGATGATCGACGCCGACACCGCCGACAAGCACGACCTGAAGCTCGGCGACGAACTGCGCACCATCGCCGCCACCGGCGACCTCACCGCGAAGATCTCCGGCATCGCCACCTTCAAGGTCACCAACCCCGGCGCCGCGATCGTCTACTTCGACACAGAGACCTCTCAGCGTCAACTCCTCGGCGCCACGGGCAGGTTCACGCACGTCAACCTCACCGCCGCCGCGGGCGTCAGCGACACCCAGCTGAAGAAGAACGTCGCCGCGGTCTTCGACGGCAAGACCTCCGCGTACGACATCAAGACGCAGAAGGAGACCGCGGACGACAACCGCGAGTCCGTCGGCAGCTTCCTCGACGTCATGAAGTACGCGATGCTCGGCTTCGCCGGAATCGCCTTCCTCGTCGGCATCTTCCTCATCATCAACACCTTCTCGATGCTGGTCGCCCAGCGCACCCGCGAGATCGGCCTGATGCGCGCCATCGGCTCCAGCCGCAAGCAGGTCAACCGCTCCGTCCTCGTCGAGGCCCTCCTGCTCGGCGTGTTCGGCTCGGTCCTCGGCGTCGGCGCGGGCATCGGACTCGCCGTCGGCCTCATGAAGCTCATGTCCGGCATGGGCATGGAACTCTCCACCGGCGACCTCACCGTCAACTGGACGACCCCCGTCGTCGGCCTGGTCCTCGGCATCGTCGTCACCGTTCTCGCCGCCTACCTCCCCGCGCGACGGGCCGGCAAGGTCTCGCCGATGGCCGCCCTGCGCGACGCGGGCACCCCGGCCGACGGCAGGGCGAGCGCGCTGCGCGCCGTCATCGGCCTCGTCCTCACCGGCGCCGGCGGCTACGCCCTGTGGGCCGCCTCGCAGGCCGACAAGGCCAAGGACGGCTCGCTGTTCCTCGGCGGCGGCGTCGTCCTCACCCTCATCGGCTTCGTCGTCATCGGCCCCGTGCTCGCCTCCGGCGTGGTCCGCGTCATCAGCGCGGTCCTGCTCCGGATGTTCGGCCCCGTCGGCCGGATGGCCGAGCGCAACGCGCTGCGCAACCCGCGCCGCACCGGCGCCACCGGCGCGGCCCTGATGATCGGCCTCGCGCTGGTCGCCTGCCTCTCCGTCGTCGGCTCCTCGATGGTCGCCTCGGCCACCGACGAGCTCGACAAGTCGGTCGGCGCGGACTTCATCGTCCAGCCCACGCAGCCCGGCATCTCCATCACGGAGAAGGCCGCGCAGGCCCTCGGCACGGCCGACCACATCGCCCACATCACCCGCTACAAGCAGATCAACGCGGACATGACCACGCCGTCGGGCAAGACCGTGGACGGCGTCGGCCTCAGCGCCGCCGACCCCTCCTACGCCACGGACCTGCGGCGCGAGACCACCGCGGGCAAACTCTCCGCCGCCTACGGCAAGGACGCCATGTCGGTCGGCGACGACTTCGCCAAGAAGCACGGCCTGAAGGTCGGCGACGAGCTGAAGATCGCCTTCGAGCACGGCAGGACGGCGAAGCTGAAGCTCGCGGCCATCACGAACGACGACACGACGGTCGACCGCGGCTCGATGTACCTCAACATCACGACGATGGAGAAGTACGTCCCCGCGGACCGCGTCCCGCAGAACGACATCATGTTCGCCTCGGCCACCAAGGGCCAGGAGGAGGCCGCGTACGCCTCCCTGAAGAAGTCCCTCGACGCCTACCCGCAGTACAAGGTGATGGACCAGACCGACTTCAAGCAGACCCTGAAGGACCAGGTCGGACAGCTCCTGAACATGGTCTACGGCCTGCTCGGCCTCGCGATCATCGTCGCGATCCTCGGTGTCGTGAACACCCTGGCCCTCTCGGTGGTGGAGCGCACCCGCGAGATCGGCCTCATGCGGGCCATCGGCCTCTCGCGCCGCCAGCTGCGCCGCATGATCCGCATGGAGTCCGTGGTCATCGCCCTCTTCGGCGCCCTGCTCGGCCTCGGGCTCGGCATGGGCTGGGGCGCGACGGCCCAGAAGCTCCTGGCCCTCGAAGGCCTGAAGGTGCTTGAGATCCCGTGGCCGACGATCATCGCGGTCTTCATCGGGTCGGCGTTCGTGGGCCTGTTCGCGGCACTGGTCCCCGCCTTCCGGGCGGGCCGGATGAACGTCCTCAACGCCATCGCCACCGAATAG